The proteins below come from a single Bacteroidota bacterium genomic window:
- a CDS encoding helix-turn-helix domain-containing protein, whose amino-acid sequence MDKVKNQRSLCPISSCLDIWGDKWSLLIVRDIMFFDKNTYGEFSKSMEKIATNILASRLVDLEQAGLISREEHPESKAKIFYKLTPKGIDLMPIIAEMNLWAAKYYEIGPKAKEVNKILKKDKVGFIKSRTAVLKKL is encoded by the coding sequence ATGGACAAAGTAAAAAACCAGAGGTCTTTATGTCCTATCAGCAGTTGTTTAGATATTTGGGGTGATAAGTGGTCACTTTTAATTGTTAGGGATATAATGTTCTTCGACAAGAACACATACGGTGAATTCTCAAAATCGATGGAGAAAATAGCGACCAATATTCTTGCATCACGTTTGGTGGATTTAGAACAAGCAGGTTTGATAAGCAGGGAAGAACATCCCGAAAGCAAAGCTAAAATATTTTATAAACTCACCCCAAAAGGAATTGATTTGATGCCCATCATAGCCGAAATGAACTTGTGGGCAGCCAAATATTATGAAATTGGACCTAAAGCTAAAGAGGTAAATAAAATACTCAAAAAGGATAAAGTTGGATTTATTAAATCCAGGACAGCGGTGTTGAAAAAATTATAG
- a CDS encoding HEAT repeat domain-containing protein, translated as MGEKNPKPVLQWAKKYLHHEDKEIRREIGHGIELRGRTHPEDILDILQELQYDKTARVRNTLVHVLG; from the coding sequence ATGGGAGAGAAAAACCCCAAACCAGTATTACAATGGGCCAAGAAATATCTGCACCATGAAGATAAAGAAATACGCAGGGAAATAGGCCACGGCATTGAGCTGAGAGGTCGCACCCACCCCGAAGATATTTTGGATATACTACAAGAATTACAATATGATAAAACCGCAAGAGTACGTAATACTTTGGTGCATGTATTGGGATAA